In a genomic window of Prochlorococcus marinus subsp. marinus str. CCMP1375:
- a CDS encoding Ppx/GppA phosphatase family protein, translated as MSTSHAEIYQSKDSRFRNNEKIRRVAAVDIGTNSIHLVIASVDPSLNTFSIDLAEKSSTRLGNRDPENGDLTESAKERTIETLKRFKDLAFSHKVDEILLAATSAVREAPNGAGFLQQINANLGLEVELVSGPEEARLIYLGVLSGMPFGETPHILLDIGGGSTELVLADGQDARALTSTRLGAVSLQRDFVKEEPISSQRLEFLKTFIQGSLEPAINKVCSRINEGEKTALVATSGTALAIGTLAASEQQNFEFRKHGYKFTKEQLDKLIEKLLIMTPDQRRKLPSISDRRAEIIVPGALIMQVAMQMLDIEEVILSERALREGLVVDWMFRKGLLKDRFSFQGSIRERTVIHQLERFSVNRQRAERVAANALDIYDNTHGALHHDEGDGRDLLWAAALLHSCGQHINLASFHKHSWYLIRHGELLGYSQAEHLMVAAIARYHRKSLPKKRHEAWQSLFNKEHRRIVSEMSLILRLSAALDRRPEPAIASLRVACSSSEIIFYLVPEGTKQNLALEIWSLSNCIPIVKSLTGFDLKVLVD; from the coding sequence ATATCAACTAGTCATGCCGAAATTTATCAAAGTAAAGATTCCAGGTTTAGAAATAATGAAAAAATCCGTCGAGTAGCTGCTGTTGATATAGGAACAAATTCCATTCATTTGGTTATTGCATCAGTAGACCCTAGTTTGAATACCTTTAGCATTGATCTTGCAGAGAAATCTTCTACTAGATTAGGTAATAGAGATCCAGAGAATGGTGATCTGACTGAATCTGCAAAAGAGAGAACTATTGAAACTTTGAAACGGTTTAAAGATCTTGCTTTCAGTCATAAGGTAGATGAGATTCTTTTAGCAGCAACAAGTGCAGTTAGAGAGGCTCCAAATGGAGCAGGTTTTTTGCAGCAAATTAATGCCAATCTTGGCCTAGAAGTAGAGCTGGTGAGTGGACCTGAAGAGGCTAGGCTCATTTATCTGGGCGTTCTTTCAGGAATGCCTTTTGGTGAAACTCCTCATATCTTGCTTGACATTGGTGGTGGATCAACAGAATTAGTGCTTGCTGATGGCCAAGATGCGAGAGCTTTAACTAGTACAAGACTTGGTGCAGTAAGCCTGCAAAGAGATTTCGTAAAGGAGGAGCCAATATCATCTCAGCGACTTGAGTTCTTGAAAACTTTTATACAGGGATCTTTGGAACCAGCTATTAATAAAGTTTGTTCTCGTATTAATGAAGGAGAAAAAACTGCTTTAGTTGCCACTAGTGGGACTGCACTTGCAATAGGAACTTTGGCCGCATCAGAACAGCAAAACTTTGAATTTAGAAAACATGGTTACAAATTCACTAAAGAACAATTAGACAAATTAATTGAAAAATTATTAATTATGACTCCTGATCAAAGGAGAAAGCTCCCTTCAATAAGTGATCGACGAGCTGAGATTATTGTTCCAGGTGCATTGATAATGCAAGTTGCAATGCAGATGCTTGATATAGAAGAGGTTATTCTCAGTGAAAGGGCCTTGCGAGAAGGCTTGGTTGTAGATTGGATGTTTAGGAAAGGGCTATTAAAGGATCGCTTTAGTTTTCAAGGAAGCATTCGTGAAAGAACCGTAATTCATCAACTAGAAAGGTTTTCAGTTAATAGACAACGTGCCGAGCGTGTAGCAGCAAATGCATTGGATATTTATGACAATACACACGGAGCATTGCATCACGATGAAGGGGATGGGAGAGATTTGCTTTGGGCTGCTGCTTTGTTGCATTCATGCGGCCAACATATCAATTTAGCCTCTTTTCACAAACATTCTTGGTATTTAATTCGGCATGGTGAATTATTAGGTTATTCACAGGCAGAGCATTTAATGGTTGCTGCTATTGCTAGATATCACAGGAAAAGTCTGCCTAAAAAAAGACATGAGGCTTGGCAATCTTTGTTTAATAAAGAGCATCGACGAATTGTTTCTGAAATGTCTTTAATTCTTAGATTGTCAGCTGCATTAGATAGACGCCCTGAACCAGCAATTGCTTCTCTAAGAGTTGCATGCAGTTCTTCTGAAATTATCTTTTACCTTGTCCCAGAGGGTACAAAGCAAAATTTAGCTCTAGAGATTTGGAGCTTAAGTAATTGCATCCCAATAGTAAAAAGTTTAACTGGATTTGATTTAAAAGTTTTAGTTGATTGA
- the cobM gene encoding precorrin-4 C(11)-methyltransferase: protein MNKIAIVGAGPGSADLLTLRALNRLQNAEVLIWTDSLISPEIAELTSKTCEKFATSSLTLEEILALLISKAQQGKRVVRLHDGDPCLYGAISEQIYALAEEGIDVEIIPGISAYQATASELKKELTIPGIVQTIVLSRSGGRTGIPEAEKLENLAKIGASLCLYLSARHVEDVQKTLLTYYPKDTPVAIGYRVTWKDQWLKIVPLNQMAAASRDKGLFRTTLYIISPALKSHDKRSKLYSDEHKHLFRKK, encoded by the coding sequence ATGAACAAAATTGCAATAGTTGGAGCAGGTCCAGGCTCTGCAGATTTATTAACTCTAAGAGCATTAAATAGATTACAAAATGCAGAGGTTTTGATATGGACAGATTCATTAATTTCTCCTGAAATTGCTGAGTTAACATCAAAAACTTGTGAGAAATTTGCTACCAGTTCATTAACTCTTGAAGAAATTCTTGCTCTACTTATAAGTAAAGCCCAGCAAGGCAAGAGAGTAGTTCGATTACATGATGGTGATCCTTGCTTATATGGAGCAATTTCAGAACAAATCTATGCTCTGGCAGAAGAAGGCATTGATGTTGAAATTATTCCAGGTATTAGCGCATATCAAGCAACTGCATCAGAATTAAAAAAAGAGCTGACAATTCCAGGAATAGTTCAAACTATTGTCCTTAGCAGATCGGGAGGGAGGACTGGTATCCCTGAAGCAGAAAAATTAGAAAACCTGGCCAAAATAGGTGCTTCTTTATGCTTATATCTAAGCGCAAGGCATGTAGAAGATGTCCAAAAAACATTATTGACTTATTACCCGAAAGACACCCCAGTAGCAATTGGCTATAGAGTCACATGGAAAGATCAATGGTTAAAAATAGTTCCTTTGAATCAAATGGCAGCAGCATCAAGAGACAAAGGACTTTTTAGGACTACCCTCTACATCATTAGCCCTGCATTAAAATCACATGACAAACGCTCAAAGCTTTATTCTGATGAACACAAGCATTTATTTAGAAAAAAATAA
- the lgt gene encoding prolipoprotein diacylglyceryl transferase, whose protein sequence is MEGIIATFRSPGAELIELGTLTVRWYGILIAISVLIGLKLSTRLGSYRNINPGIINDLMPILILSSIFGARFYYVSFEWNNYNGVNFWSKVHLLGLQIPIPSFLEIWNGGIAIHGALIMGTISIILFCRIKKQRFWDVLDVLVPSVALGQAIGRWGNFFNNEAFGLPTNQPWKLFIPFSSRPESFSDQSYFHPTFLYESLWNICIFLILIFLFRLNIRGLMKLPSGALSCIYLITYSLGRIWIEGLRIDPLCLGGSPPFCEGGLRIAQLISFLLICLGSFGLWWIYQSKRKMPNFGITRNRKK, encoded by the coding sequence ATGGAAGGTATAATTGCTACCTTTAGATCTCCAGGTGCTGAGTTAATAGAACTTGGTACTTTAACTGTTCGATGGTATGGAATACTTATTGCAATATCAGTATTAATTGGCCTAAAGCTATCCACCCGTCTTGGGAGTTATAGAAATATCAATCCTGGAATAATTAATGACCTAATGCCAATACTAATATTAAGCTCGATTTTTGGCGCAAGGTTTTATTACGTTTCCTTTGAATGGAATAACTACAATGGAGTTAATTTTTGGAGCAAAGTACATCTTTTAGGATTACAAATTCCCATACCAAGTTTTCTTGAAATTTGGAATGGAGGTATTGCTATACATGGCGCATTAATTATGGGCACAATCTCTATAATTCTTTTCTGTCGAATAAAAAAACAAAGATTTTGGGATGTTCTAGATGTTCTTGTACCATCAGTTGCCTTGGGACAAGCAATAGGTAGATGGGGGAATTTCTTTAACAATGAAGCTTTTGGACTACCAACTAACCAACCTTGGAAACTATTCATCCCTTTCTCTTCAAGGCCAGAATCCTTTTCTGATCAAAGCTATTTTCACCCAACGTTTCTTTATGAATCACTCTGGAATATTTGCATTTTTTTAATACTAATTTTCTTATTTCGATTAAATATTAGAGGATTGATGAAACTACCTTCAGGTGCTTTGAGCTGCATATATTTAATTACCTATAGTCTTGGACGTATATGGATTGAAGGATTAAGAATTGATCCTCTTTGTTTAGGCGGTTCCCCACCTTTCTGTGAAGGAGGACTTCGAATCGCCCAATTAATAAGTTTTCTATTGATTTGCCTTGGCTCCTTTGGGCTTTGGTGGATTTATCAAAGCAAAAGAAAAATGCCAAATTTTGGTATCACTAGGAATAGAAAGAAATGA
- the petA gene encoding cytochrome f — translation MRRILTFFLGSIIIGLSIIISPSSSFAYPFWAQQNYENPREATGKLVCANCHLAKMTTQVEVPQSVGADSVFKAAVKIPYKPGTEEIGADGSKVPLQVGAVVMLPDGFKLAPQDRWTEDIKEETKGVYFTQYSEEKDNIILVGPLPGDQNKEIVFPILSPDPAKDKNIHFGKYSINVGGNRGRGQVYPTGEKSNNSIFTSTAAGLISTIEPNKDGGTNITIQTESGEAIIEEIPVGPSLVVKEGQTIDIGIPLTSDPNVGGFGQLDTEIVLQSPARVIGLIAFFAGVALTQILLVLKKKQVEKVQAAEGI, via the coding sequence ATGCGCCGCATACTTACTTTTTTCCTAGGCTCAATAATTATTGGGCTTTCTATAATAATTTCTCCATCTTCAAGCTTTGCTTATCCTTTTTGGGCCCAACAAAATTATGAAAATCCCAGAGAGGCTACAGGGAAATTAGTTTGTGCTAACTGTCACTTAGCAAAGATGACAACTCAAGTAGAAGTTCCTCAGTCAGTTGGTGCAGATAGTGTATTTAAAGCAGCTGTCAAAATACCTTACAAACCTGGTACTGAAGAAATCGGCGCAGATGGCAGCAAAGTACCTCTTCAAGTAGGTGCAGTAGTAATGCTTCCTGACGGCTTTAAACTTGCACCACAAGATCGTTGGACTGAAGATATAAAAGAAGAAACCAAAGGTGTTTATTTTACTCAATATAGTGAAGAAAAAGACAATATTATTCTTGTAGGCCCTTTACCTGGAGATCAAAATAAAGAAATAGTTTTCCCTATACTTTCTCCTGATCCTGCAAAAGATAAGAATATTCATTTCGGAAAATATTCAATTAATGTAGGAGGTAATCGTGGAAGAGGGCAGGTTTATCCCACAGGAGAAAAAAGCAATAATTCTATTTTCACTTCTACAGCAGCTGGGTTAATTTCAACCATTGAGCCTAATAAAGATGGTGGTACGAATATAACTATTCAGACTGAATCAGGGGAAGCAATTATAGAGGAGATACCTGTAGGTCCTAGCTTAGTTGTTAAAGAAGGTCAAACTATCGATATAGGAATACCTCTAACTTCAGATCCTAATGTTGGAGGTTTTGGACAATTGGATACAGAAATTGTTCTTCAAAGTCCTGCAAGAGTTATAGGCTTAATTGCATTCTTTGCAGGAGTTGCACTAACTCAAATATTACTAGTTTTAAAGAAAAAGCAAGTTGAAAAAGTTCAAGCTGCAGAGGGAATCTAA
- the petC gene encoding cytochrome b6-f complex iron-sulfur subunit: MTQMSPSDVPSMGRRQFMNLLTFGTATGVALGALYPVANFFMPLRAGGGTGGTTAKDELGNAVTATGWLSNHPAGDRSLVQGLKGDPTYLIVDGDAAIGNFGINAICTHLGCVVPWNSGANKYICPCHGSQYDANGKVVRGPAPLSLALTHIDIDDDNVLVSQWTETDFRTGDKPWWA; encoded by the coding sequence ATGACACAAATGAGTCCTAGTGATGTGCCCTCCATGGGCAGGCGTCAGTTCATGAACCTTCTTACTTTTGGCACTGCTACTGGAGTTGCATTAGGTGCTCTGTACCCTGTTGCCAATTTCTTCATGCCATTAAGAGCAGGGGGAGGTACTGGAGGAACAACTGCTAAAGATGAACTCGGCAATGCAGTAACAGCTACTGGATGGCTTTCCAATCATCCTGCTGGTGATAGAAGTCTTGTCCAGGGTCTAAAAGGAGATCCGACTTATTTAATTGTTGATGGTGATGCAGCTATCGGCAATTTTGGAATAAATGCAATCTGTACTCATCTAGGTTGTGTAGTTCCTTGGAATAGTGGAGCAAATAAATACATTTGCCCCTGTCATGGAAGCCAATACGATGCAAATGGGAAAGTTGTAAGGGGGCCTGCTCCACTTTCTTTAGCTTTAACTCATATAGATATAGATGATGACAACGTATTGGTTAGTCAATGGACTGAAACAGATTTCAGGACTGGAGATAAGCCATGGTGGGCATAA
- a CDS encoding DUF3067 family protein produces the protein MIGFLRNKWGVRYELRLLVKGKSMYLQIMWGYLEQQSFPLSESEYRAMLAEILEVINRLGRACMVRSWLLQVKRKPRVGKALSLPLRVDERSEEFVL, from the coding sequence GTGATCGGATTTCTTCGTAATAAATGGGGGGTTAGATATGAATTAAGACTTTTAGTCAAAGGTAAAAGCATGTACTTACAAATAATGTGGGGATACTTGGAGCAGCAATCTTTTCCTTTGTCTGAAAGTGAATATCGGGCAATGCTAGCTGAAATACTTGAAGTTATAAATCGTTTAGGAAGAGCTTGCATGGTTAGATCTTGGTTATTACAAGTAAAAAGGAAGCCTAGAGTTGGAAAAGCACTTAGTTTGCCTCTTAGGGTGGATGAACGGTCGGAGGAATTTGTTCTTTGA
- the tatC gene encoding twin-arginine translocase subunit TatC: MSKEPSQDKQMPFFDHLEELRQRLLKSFFAIVLGAVLSLLLVKPLVKILEAPAGSIHFLQLAPGEFLFVSIKVAGYAGLIIALPYIVFQILSFVLPGLNENEKRLIAPAVAGSGILFIFGIFFAWWALVPAALKFLISYGADVVEPLWSIEKYLDFVLLLMVGTGLSFQIPILQFLLGLFGLVQWKQMLSAWRWVLMGSAIAGAVITPSTDPITMLLLATSILFLFLLGILLVAITDQFKEQIPPTVHPP; the protein is encoded by the coding sequence ATGTCAAAAGAGCCTTCTCAGGACAAACAAATGCCATTCTTTGATCATCTTGAAGAATTGCGTCAAAGATTGCTGAAAAGTTTCTTTGCGATTGTACTTGGCGCTGTTTTATCGCTTCTTCTAGTAAAGCCATTAGTGAAGATATTAGAAGCACCTGCTGGCTCCATTCATTTTCTTCAACTTGCCCCAGGAGAATTTCTGTTTGTATCGATTAAAGTAGCCGGTTATGCAGGGTTAATAATTGCACTGCCATATATTGTTTTTCAAATACTCTCTTTTGTTTTACCTGGCCTTAATGAAAATGAAAAAAGGTTAATTGCCCCTGCAGTAGCCGGTTCAGGAATTTTATTTATATTTGGAATATTTTTTGCTTGGTGGGCTCTAGTTCCTGCTGCATTAAAATTCCTAATAAGTTATGGAGCAGATGTAGTTGAGCCTCTTTGGTCGATTGAAAAATATTTAGATTTTGTTTTGCTTCTAATGGTTGGAACAGGTTTATCTTTTCAAATTCCAATTTTACAATTCCTTTTAGGACTGTTTGGTCTTGTTCAATGGAAACAAATGCTGTCAGCATGGAGATGGGTACTTATGGGCTCGGCTATAGCAGGTGCAGTTATTACGCCTTCTACTGATCCAATTACAATGTTGCTACTAGCAACTTCAATATTGTTTTTATTCCTTTTAGGAATTCTACTTGTAGCAATTACAGATCAATTCAAAGAACAAATTCCTCCGACCGTTCATCCACCCTAA
- a CDS encoding NFACT RNA binding domain-containing protein: MNDLPLQMMDITSLQAVLADLRKEIVPSRLEKVQQSDNHTLQIGFRTLRDLIWIEICWHADSARIVQIDPPAKISGESTLCKQIKFGTKGMALIELKQNGFERIVEFGLAFRPNENFEKFLVLEIMGRHSNFLLLNESRQVITLGKQVRKNQSRLRPIGTGDKYVPPPPLNGQPPKRSESFEEWKSNLSMLPKTLKEALKDCYQGISPSLSLQLASEEKESAEEFLNLQVQALSQTDWKRLHYRWSKWLKDLERENFCISFSGPSAYRVWKPNLSNDDNYKKISLSLGNYYKNNLEAKKLNHTYKRLSEDIIRIKANEEKSLKTQEELFSKISEIKSLQIQAENILCLNNPTKKQVAQAQKLYNKVKKLKRSKAILMERISYHKERLSFANEIELFLEYIMNNTKENKASKIEDILILKEDIENYLLLKQQKGTKKIKQKKDITNILQLQSPSGLIIQIGRNHHQNELISIRKANKGDIWFHAQESPGSHVVIKASNGKIDQDDLKVGADLAALFSKAKQNKKVSILMVPTNKLKKLKGTAPGMVSPRDSKVLWGYPSNGQKYLEQSTKNA, translated from the coding sequence ATGAATGATTTACCTCTTCAAATGATGGACATAACCAGTCTGCAGGCTGTGCTGGCAGATTTGCGAAAAGAAATAGTGCCAAGTCGCCTTGAAAAAGTTCAGCAATCTGACAATCACACCTTGCAAATCGGTTTTCGTACATTAAGAGATTTAATTTGGATCGAAATTTGTTGGCACGCAGATTCAGCTCGCATTGTTCAGATAGACCCCCCAGCTAAAATTTCTGGTGAAAGCACTTTATGCAAGCAAATAAAATTTGGGACTAAAGGAATGGCTTTAATCGAATTAAAGCAGAATGGATTCGAACGAATAGTTGAATTCGGTCTTGCATTTAGACCAAATGAAAATTTTGAAAAGTTCCTCGTTCTAGAAATCATGGGACGTCATAGCAATTTTTTGTTACTCAATGAATCTCGACAAGTAATAACTCTTGGTAAACAAGTGCGCAAAAATCAATCTCGTCTAAGGCCAATTGGTACAGGTGATAAGTATGTGCCTCCTCCTCCCTTAAATGGCCAGCCCCCTAAGAGAAGTGAATCGTTTGAGGAATGGAAAAGTAATTTATCGATGCTTCCAAAAACACTAAAAGAAGCTTTAAAGGATTGCTATCAAGGGATTAGTCCCTCCTTATCTCTTCAATTAGCAAGTGAAGAGAAAGAATCTGCCGAAGAATTTCTGAACCTTCAAGTTCAAGCATTATCACAAACTGATTGGAAGCGCCTTCATTACAGATGGTCTAAATGGCTAAAAGATTTAGAAAGAGAAAATTTCTGCATTAGCTTTAGTGGACCTAGTGCCTATAGAGTATGGAAACCAAATCTCTCAAATGATGATAATTACAAAAAGATAAGTCTATCCCTTGGCAATTATTACAAAAACAACTTAGAAGCCAAAAAATTAAACCATACTTACAAAAGACTTTCTGAAGACATCATCAGAATAAAGGCAAATGAGGAAAAATCTCTTAAAACCCAAGAAGAGTTATTTTCTAAAATCTCTGAAATTAAATCACTTCAGATTCAAGCAGAAAATATACTTTGTTTAAATAATCCAACCAAAAAACAAGTAGCCCAAGCTCAAAAGCTCTATAACAAAGTCAAAAAGCTTAAAAGATCAAAAGCAATTTTAATGGAAAGAATTTCCTATCACAAAGAAAGACTTAGTTTTGCTAATGAAATTGAGCTATTTCTAGAATATATTATGAATAATACTAAAGAAAATAAAGCCAGCAAAATAGAAGATATTTTAATTCTTAAAGAAGATATAGAAAACTATCTCTTATTAAAACAACAAAAAGGAACTAAGAAGATTAAACAAAAAAAAGATATTACTAATATACTTCAACTGCAAAGCCCTAGTGGATTAATAATACAAATAGGTCGCAATCATCATCAAAATGAATTAATCAGTATCAGGAAAGCTAATAAAGGTGATATATGGTTTCATGCTCAAGAGAGTCCTGGGAGCCATGTCGTTATAAAAGCATCCAATGGAAAAATAGATCAAGATGATTTAAAAGTAGGAGCTGATTTGGCTGCATTGTTTAGCAAAGCGAAACAAAACAAAAAAGTTTCTATTCTAATGGTTCCAACCAATAAACTTAAAAAACTTAAAGGCACTGCCCCTGGAATGGTAAGCCCAAGAGATAGCAAAGTTTTATGGGGCTACCCATCTAATGGTCAAAAGTATTTAGAGCAATCAACTAAAAATGCCTAG
- the gmk gene encoding guanylate kinase — protein sequence MTNYNGLIVITGPSGVGKGTLVKKLLLENPEIWLSISATTRTPREGEINGKDYFFLNKKEFIDLVDKEGFLEWAEFAGNFYGTPRAQAQEKISVGKKVLLEIELDGARQVRKTFPEGFQIFIAPPSFEELEKRIRTRGTDSELAIQSRLNRAKEELLAKNEFDAIVINDQLDIALLEIKKLIKS from the coding sequence ATGACTAATTACAATGGTTTGATAGTAATTACTGGACCCAGTGGGGTTGGTAAAGGAACTCTAGTAAAGAAATTGCTTCTTGAAAATCCAGAGATTTGGCTGTCAATTTCGGCCACTACTCGTACTCCTAGAGAAGGAGAAATTAATGGTAAAGACTATTTCTTTTTAAATAAAAAAGAGTTTATAGACCTTGTAGACAAGGAGGGGTTTCTTGAATGGGCTGAATTTGCCGGCAATTTTTATGGAACCCCTCGAGCCCAAGCTCAAGAGAAAATCTCAGTTGGTAAGAAAGTTTTGCTAGAAATTGAGTTAGATGGAGCTAGGCAGGTTAGAAAGACTTTCCCAGAAGGATTCCAAATATTTATAGCTCCTCCTAGCTTTGAAGAACTTGAAAAACGTATTAGAACAAGAGGTACTGATTCTGAGCTAGCCATTCAAAGTCGTCTGAACAGAGCAAAAGAAGAATTATTAGCTAAGAATGAATTCGATGCGATAGTAATTAATGATCAGCTAGATATTGCTTTATTAGAAATAAAAAAACTAATTAAAAGCTAG
- the psaJ gene encoding photosystem I reaction center subunit IX, translating to MFKIFSTKWFRSAPVVATIWIVITAGILVEWNRFVPDLLFHPGL from the coding sequence ATGTTTAAAATCTTCTCTACCAAATGGTTTAGATCTGCTCCAGTAGTAGCAACAATTTGGATTGTTATTACTGCAGGTATTCTTGTTGAATGGAATAGATTTGTACCAGATCTATTATTCCATCCTGGCCTATAA
- a CDS encoding photosystem I reaction center subunit III: MRRLFSILLSAFLLLGLAPIVNAAGEAVNADRAATDFTASALTTCSENTRFNERASQATTPKDIARFERYSKASCGDDGLPHLVIAATIEPWGALANRHHEGDILIPGHIFIYVAGIIGWSGREYLRASKKTKNPAENEIIIDFALARQCLIKGAAWPVEANKQGRSGDLREKDENISLNGPR; the protein is encoded by the coding sequence ATGCGTCGTCTCTTCTCAATTCTTCTATCAGCTTTCCTTCTTTTAGGTTTAGCTCCAATCGTTAATGCAGCTGGTGAAGCTGTCAATGCCGACAGGGCAGCCACTGACTTCACAGCCTCAGCACTGACCACATGCTCTGAGAATACTCGATTTAACGAGCGTGCTAGCCAGGCCACTACTCCCAAAGACATAGCCAGATTCGAGAGATATAGCAAAGCTTCCTGCGGAGATGATGGGTTACCACATCTTGTAATAGCTGCGACTATCGAACCTTGGGGTGCTCTTGCAAATAGGCATCATGAAGGGGATATTTTAATTCCGGGCCATATTTTCATTTATGTTGCAGGCATTATTGGATGGTCTGGCAGAGAATACCTAAGAGCATCTAAAAAGACTAAAAACCCTGCTGAAAATGAGATAATCATTGATTTTGCCCTTGCAAGACAATGTTTAATCAAAGGAGCTGCATGGCCTGTAGAGGCTAATAAACAAGGTAGAAGTGGTGATCTTAGAGAGAAAGATGAAAACATTAGTTTAAATGGTCCTCGCTAA
- the tsaD gene encoding tRNA (adenosine(37)-N6)-threonylcarbamoyltransferase complex transferase subunit TsaD — protein MQTVLSLETSCDESAAALVKFNEGKFEILANSIASQANEHAKWGGVVPEIASRRHLESLPFLIQEVFSQSGINFSDVNAIAATVAPGLSGALLVGSVTARTLSCLHDLPFLGIHHLEGHLCSALLSENPPVPPYLVLLVSGGHTELIQVDRNFTYKRVGRSHDDAAGEAFDKVARLLGLSYPGGPAIEKFAKKGDPASFHFPKGRVSKPEGGFYPYDFSFSGLKTAVLRKVESIRSEGKQIPLANLAASFENVVSEVLVERSVKYAFDHGLHSLVMVGGVAANTCLRKMMVSKAEDKAIDVYMAPKAFCTDNAAMIGTAALVRLISGTSPSSLELGVSARFELDQSDLLYKSEPPF, from the coding sequence ATGCAAACAGTACTCTCCCTCGAAACAAGTTGTGACGAGAGCGCCGCAGCTCTAGTGAAATTTAATGAAGGAAAATTTGAGATTTTGGCAAATTCTATTGCCTCTCAGGCCAATGAGCATGCTAAATGGGGAGGAGTTGTCCCAGAAATAGCATCAAGAAGACACCTTGAGAGCTTGCCTTTTTTAATTCAAGAGGTTTTCAGTCAATCTGGGATTAATTTCTCTGATGTAAATGCAATTGCAGCAACAGTTGCTCCTGGTCTAAGTGGAGCATTATTAGTTGGTTCAGTAACAGCTAGAACATTGTCCTGTCTTCATGATCTCCCGTTTTTAGGTATTCATCATTTGGAAGGACATCTTTGCTCTGCTTTGCTTTCGGAGAATCCTCCCGTTCCTCCTTATTTAGTGTTGTTAGTAAGTGGTGGTCATACTGAGTTAATCCAAGTAGACAGAAATTTTACTTATAAAAGGGTTGGGAGAAGCCATGATGATGCTGCAGGAGAAGCCTTTGACAAAGTTGCAAGGCTATTAGGTCTTTCTTATCCAGGAGGACCTGCTATTGAGAAATTTGCGAAAAAGGGAGATCCTGCCAGCTTCCATTTCCCTAAAGGTAGAGTTTCAAAGCCAGAAGGGGGGTTCTATCCTTATGATTTTTCGTTTAGTGGACTTAAAACAGCTGTATTGCGAAAGGTAGAAAGTATTAGATCAGAAGGAAAACAAATACCTTTAGCCAACCTTGCGGCAAGCTTTGAAAATGTAGTTTCTGAGGTTTTAGTGGAAAGAAGTGTCAAGTATGCTTTTGATCATGGACTGCATTCATTAGTAATGGTTGGAGGAGTTGCAGCTAATACTTGCTTGAGAAAGATGATGGTAAGCAAAGCAGAAGATAAGGCTATTGATGTTTATATGGCACCAAAAGCTTTTTGTACTGATAATGCTGCAATGATAGGCACCGCTGCATTAGTACGTTTAATATCTGGAACAAGTCCTAGTTCATTAGAGCTTGGTGTCTCAGCAAGGTTTGAATTAGATCAATCTGATCTTTTATATAAAAGTGAACCCCCTTTTTAA
- a CDS encoding high light inducible protein, which produces MNSQSTNKEKKESTQSVEKSELNAWKRGFTPQAEIWNGRMASIGLILGLIVLILINKFYG; this is translated from the coding sequence ATGAACTCTCAATCCACTAATAAAGAAAAAAAAGAATCTACTCAATCTGTTGAGAAGAGCGAACTTAATGCCTGGAAAAGAGGGTTTACGCCTCAAGCAGAAATATGGAATGGACGTATGGCTTCAATAGGATTAATTTTAGGGTTGATTGTTTTGATTCTTATTAATAAATTCTACGGGTAA